The sequence below is a genomic window from Anaerolineales bacterium.
AACGCGGGCGCGGCGGCGGAGGCTCCCGCGGCGGCCGAAGCATCGGGCGGAAGCGGTTTGCGCAGCCGCCGTTCCAACGCCGAAAGCTTGCGGCGCGCCTCTTTCACCCCGTCGAAGGGATAGGCGATCAGGAACATGCTGCTGCGGACGTGGTCGAAGGCGACGATCGTGTCTGCCAGCAGGAAGACCGCTTCCGGGTAGGGGGAGGGATGCAAGAGCGGGTCGAGCCGCGGCTCGAAGTAGCGCACGCTTTCGAAGCCCAGGTAACCCACCAAGCCGCCCAGGAAGCGCGGGAGCTTGACCGGGGAGGCGGGCGCGGCGGGCATTTTCAACCGGCCCATTTCATCCTCCAGCAGGCGGAAAGGATCGGAGCCTTCCACCGCGGTGAGAATCTGCGGATCCGAGCCGTTCTCGCGGCGTTCGAGGTTGCGGCCGCGCAGGACGTAAACGCAGCGCGGTTCGACGCCGATGAAGGAGTAGCGGGCGATGCGTTCGCCGCCCTCGATCGATTCGAGCAGGAAGGACGGGCCCGCTTTGCGGCGCAGTTTGAGGTAGGCCGACGTCGGCGTTTCCAGGTCGGCCGGGATTTCGCGCACGACCGGGCTCAGCGTTGGGACGTCGGATTTCGCGGTGGTTTTAGCGGTCATGGCACCTCGCTTTTCCTCCCCTCCCATCGGCGGATACTCCGCCGATGGGAGGGGACAGAGGGGAGGGTCGACCCCTTCCCCTTCCCCTCCCCGACGACGGATAACCGCCGTTGTCGGAGAGGGGTGCTTAAACAAAGAATCCCCTCTCGTCTCAGGGACGGGGGGGATTCCCGCGGTGCCACCCTGGTTAGGCCGCCTCCCGGCTTGCGCCGGGTACGAAAAACCCCGCCGTGATTGCGACGGGGTCGAAGCCAGCCTCACTCTTTTGGGTACGCTCGGATTCGGACCGATTAATACCCTTGCCTGCTAACGGAGGCGCCGGATTGGGCTACTGGTAACCTTTCGCCCGCTCAACTCGGAGGTCCATTCGAGGCCTGCTTGCGGACCGGGCTTGCACCTGTTGCCGCCCGGTTCTCTTGCCGCTGCGCTGACGCCTACTCGTCCTCGTCGACGTTTTTCCTGTTCGATTGGCGGTATTTTTAGCACGGAAGGGGAGGGCGTGTCAAGGGCAAAAACCAGACCGAGTCGGCCTTAAGACCGACTCGGTCTGGTTTTTCATGGCTGGATGGATAGGTCGGATTGGAACAAGCGTATAATGACCGGCATTCAGCACCGGTAGCTGGCTGCAGAGAACATGCCTCGACCCGTGGGATCAGCTTTCCGAGTTGAAATGATTCTTCAAGATCCGCAATTCGGCCACTCCAGCCGAATCTCTTGAAGGTTCTACTTACGGGAGGGAATATGACGGGCCCGTGCCGATCGACGCGTAGGTGTTCCGCATCCCAATTTGAACCGCAGCTTCGCAAGGCATTTCAGGATCATTTTGCGTCCCGGGCGGGCGGGTATCCGAATTCGCAGAACTCGACCTGCGTCGAAACCCGCATCGACCGCAGCGGGCTGAGCCGGATCGCCGCCCTGCTGGAAGGCAGCCCGGATACGACCGAATTCCTCGGAATCATCCTCACGGAGGACCGGCTGATCTGGGCCCGGGTGGGGGATCGGTCGGCGCCCGTCGTGACCGGCGCGAAGCTGAAGGACCTCCGGGTGTTCGAGTACGGCACGCGGCGTCCGCCGGAATACGGCCTGGAGCTTGGCGGGCGGGTCGGGGACCGCGGCAAGTGGATGACCGGCAAGCTGCTGATGGAACCCGGGCCGGCGGCGAAGGAGTTCGTCGCGGCGGTGATCGCGGCCGTCAACCGGGTCAACCCGCCCCCGCCGAAGAGGAAATTTCAATTTCCGTGGTTCTCCTGGCTGCGGCGTTCGAAGGATTAAGCGGGAGCGGGACGGGAAGGCAAAAGAAACGCCATGAGTGACCTCGGCGCCGCCGGGAAAATCCTGATCGTCTCCGGCCTCGCACTCGCCCTGGCCGGGGCGCTGATCTGGCTGCTTTCCGGATCGGGGTTGTTCGGCCGCCTGCCGGGCGACATCCGCATCGAACGGCCGGGGCTGACCATCCTGTTCCCGCTGGGGAGCATGTGCCTGCTCAGCATCGTGCTGACGGTGGTTGCCAACGTCATCCTGCGGATCTTGAAGAAGTGAACGGGCGGTATCTGGATGGGTTTCTCGGTTGACGGGTTTTCTTGGGAATGGCCAATCGATAAGGTCATGTCTCACCAAACAGGAAATACGTGCGGCGGTTCGAATTGTATTATTTGGGGGTGTGCCTCTTCCCAACTCCGCGGCGGCATTGAGAATTGTTCTTTAAAAAATGTTACTACTCAGCTGGCGATCGTCATGCCGGCGCCCGCCTTCGGCGCGTTCTTCGACGGGGGTGAAATTAACCGGCATCCAGTAAATCTTCAATAAATACTGGACCCCGGCTTCGAACCCCGCTTCCCCCGCTTCGCGAGGGCGGGCGCGGGGGAGCCGTGCCGGGGTGACGGACAAAACCTATAACACTGGTGATGTTATGCTGAGATTATGCAGTCGAAATAAACTGCCTGAGCAGCTGTAAAAAAAATTATTTTTTAGACTGCGCCGGGAGAGAGGCATGATTGAAAATAACTTTTTCTTTTCGCCCAGGAGGATTTGCGTTGTGTACCTCGCCTTGATCGCCGCAGGCTGTGGCGCCGCGCACCCATTCCCGTCGCCACGGGATCCGGCCGCGTCCTCTACCCCAACGGCAAGTCGGACGATTACGAAACGGTTGACGCTTGCTTCAACCATGACTCTGACGGCCTCTCCGATACCCCTTCAGGATAGGAGTCTTTCTGAAATTATCTTGCAGAAATCCGACCTGAGGGAAAATTTCATAGAATTGGATGGCCGTTCCGGGCCTGAGTGTATGTCGGAGGTCTACGCGGACATCCCGGAAATCCATACATCCCTTGTTCACGGGTATCAACGAGGCTTTATCCGGGATGACGGCGGTGAAATGTATTCTTCATCACTTTTCGTCTATCCGGATGCGGACTCCGCCCGGTTTTCTTATCGGGCGCTCATTGGCAGTTTCGGGGGAAGCGGATGGGAAATCCCTCCGTTGGGTTCGGAGATACACGCGAGATACTGGGTGGAGGAATCGCCCAGGAAACACCTCTTGAACATAGCGTGGCGGAACGAAGAAGCTGTTTTGAACCTGATGTTTATTGGCGGCGAAGCGCCGGATGGAGTTGAGATCTACCAACTGACGCAAAAAATCCAGAAGCGCCTGGAGAATTCATCCGCCGTTACACCCGGGAAGCCTACCAAATCCATCGACAATGATGGAAGCATCGGCTTCTTCGCCGGAGAAAAAGCATTT
It includes:
- a CDS encoding DUF2905 domain-containing protein — translated: MSDLGAAGKILIVSGLALALAGALIWLLSGSGLFGRLPGDIRIERPGLTILFPLGSMCLLSIVLTVVANVILRILKK